A region from the Marinobacter sp. SS13-12 genome encodes:
- the uvrD gene encoding DNA helicase II yields the protein MDVSHIIDALNDAQREAVTAQNDHLLVLAGAGSGKTRVLVHRIAWLMQVDKVPPTGILAVTFTNKAAKEMRYRIEQMMNIPARGLWFGTFHGIAHRLLRAHYRDAGLPENFQVLDSDDQLRLIKRVMREMQIDESRWPPKQAQWFINGQKDEGLRAEHIQENAGDQFTSTMLTVYRQYEKLCNLGGLVDFGELLLRSHELWLHRPELLSHYQSRFQQILVDEFQDTNTIQYAWLRLLAGNRVPMTVVGDDDQSIYGWRGAKVENIQEYQRDFPNARLVRLEQNYRSTQLILKAANAVIANNQGRLGKELWTDGPDGEPINLYAAFNEQDEANYIADTISTWVSEGNLRSESAILYRSNAQSRVLEESLIRQGIPYRVYGGLRFYDRQEIRNAIAYLRLVHYRRDDAAFERVVNIPARGIGAKSLADMRAYATERSISLWESAERLLEAGQVKGRAKTGLQTFMGIIETLTEMVDDASLHGLMKKTLELSGLRDYHANEKGEKGQARAENLDELVSALSDFEAEEGVDPLSEFIAQAALDAGEAQAEVNEDCVQLMTLHSAKGLEFPLVFLAGVEEGLFPHSMSLEEPGRMEEERRLAYVGITRAMKKLVLTYAESRRLYGQEKFHALSRFVREIPGDCIQEVRLRNTVTRPAMVSRPNEGLFDSAPMEEAGFSLGQRVRHPKFGEGIVMNSEGSGHHTRVQVNFDEGAKWLVLAYAPLEAC from the coding sequence ATGGATGTCTCCCACATAATCGACGCCCTCAACGACGCCCAGCGCGAGGCTGTTACGGCCCAGAATGACCATTTGCTGGTGCTGGCGGGTGCGGGCAGCGGCAAGACCCGGGTACTGGTTCACCGGATTGCCTGGCTGATGCAGGTGGACAAGGTGCCGCCCACAGGCATCCTGGCGGTGACCTTCACCAACAAGGCGGCGAAGGAGATGCGTTATCGCATCGAGCAGATGATGAACATCCCTGCCCGCGGACTGTGGTTTGGCACCTTTCACGGCATTGCCCATCGGTTGCTGCGGGCCCATTACCGGGACGCCGGCCTGCCGGAGAATTTCCAGGTGCTGGACAGCGATGACCAGCTGCGCCTGATCAAGCGGGTAATGCGTGAGATGCAGATCGACGAGAGTCGCTGGCCGCCAAAACAGGCTCAGTGGTTCATCAACGGCCAGAAAGACGAGGGGCTGCGTGCGGAGCACATCCAGGAAAACGCTGGCGATCAATTCACGTCCACCATGCTCACGGTTTACCGCCAGTACGAGAAGCTCTGCAACCTGGGTGGGCTGGTGGACTTCGGCGAGCTGTTGTTGCGCTCCCACGAGCTGTGGCTCCACCGCCCGGAACTGTTGAGCCATTACCAGAGTCGTTTCCAGCAGATCCTGGTGGACGAGTTTCAGGACACCAACACCATTCAATACGCCTGGCTAAGGCTACTGGCCGGTAACCGGGTACCGATGACGGTGGTGGGGGACGACGACCAGTCAATCTATGGCTGGCGCGGTGCCAAGGTCGAAAACATCCAGGAGTACCAGCGGGACTTCCCCAATGCCCGGCTGGTGCGGCTGGAGCAGAACTACCGGTCCACGCAACTGATCCTGAAAGCGGCCAACGCCGTGATTGCCAATAACCAGGGCCGGCTGGGCAAGGAACTCTGGACCGATGGCCCGGACGGAGAACCTATCAACCTTTACGCCGCCTTCAATGAGCAGGATGAGGCCAACTACATCGCCGACACCATCAGCACCTGGGTCAGCGAGGGCAACCTGCGCAGCGAGTCCGCTATTCTGTACCGTTCCAACGCCCAGTCCCGGGTGCTGGAGGAATCCCTGATCCGTCAGGGCATTCCCTACCGGGTCTACGGTGGCCTGCGATTCTACGACCGCCAGGAAATCCGCAACGCGATCGCCTACCTGCGCCTGGTGCATTATCGCCGGGATGACGCGGCATTCGAGCGGGTGGTGAACATCCCGGCCCGGGGTATCGGTGCGAAAAGTCTTGCTGATATGCGTGCCTATGCCACCGAACGCAGTATCTCCCTGTGGGAGTCTGCCGAACGGCTGCTGGAAGCGGGCCAGGTCAAAGGTCGCGCCAAGACGGGCCTGCAAACCTTTATGGGCATTATCGAAACCCTGACGGAGATGGTGGACGACGCCTCCCTGCACGGGCTGATGAAGAAAACCCTGGAGCTGAGCGGGCTCAGAGATTACCACGCCAACGAAAAGGGCGAGAAAGGTCAGGCGCGGGCAGAGAACCTGGACGAACTGGTGAGCGCCCTGTCGGACTTCGAAGCGGAGGAGGGCGTTGATCCGTTGTCCGAATTTATCGCCCAGGCAGCGCTGGACGCCGGCGAGGCACAAGCAGAGGTCAACGAAGACTGTGTACAGTTGATGACCCTGCACTCCGCCAAGGGCCTGGAATTCCCGCTGGTGTTCCTGGCGGGCGTAGAGGAGGGTCTTTTCCCCCACAGCATGTCACTGGAAGAACCGGGGCGAATGGAAGAGGAGCGCCGCCTAGCCTACGTGGGTATTACACGGGCCATGAAAAAGCTGGTGCTTACTTACGCCGAATCCCGCCGCTTGTACGGCCAGGAAAAATTCCACGCCCTGTCCCGCTTCGTCCGCGAGATCCCCGGCGACTGCATCCAGGAAGTGCGACTGCGCAACACCGTCACTCGCCCGGCCATGGTATCCCGGCCCAACGAAGGCCTGTTCGATTCCGCCCCCATGGAGGAGGCGGGTTTCAGCCTGGGGCAGCGGGTGCGCCACCCCAAGTTCGGCGAGGGTATCGTGATGAACAGCGAGGGCAGTGGCCACCACACCCGGGTGCAGGTGAATTTTGATGAGGGTGCGAAGTGGCTGGTGCTGGCCTATGCGCCTTTGGAGGCCTGCTGA
- the corA gene encoding magnesium/cobalt transporter CorA, which produces MLRFFRIVDGLIKEMGSSAEDPATRVKQADWIDACEPDEKERQILQELLKTDIPEFDDVEEIEASARCFVDQAGVHVHSLFLNLAEGRHNTVSVAFILQRNRLITIRESELADFRLLRMRARREQVEARDVAEMLVTLLEQKVENHADGLEDLHRQLEEVSYLVLEDEEAELDEAINRLARLEDSNGKTRLCLMDTQRNISFLLRHLRKDSEQRETLREINRDIETLMSHTTFLFDKINFLMDSTQGFINIEQNQIIKTFSIAAVVFLPPTLIASIYGMNFEHMPELEWLLGYPGAIALMVSAGFAPYWYFKRKGWL; this is translated from the coding sequence ATGCTTAGGTTCTTCAGGATCGTGGATGGTTTGATCAAGGAAATGGGCAGTTCCGCAGAGGACCCGGCAACCCGGGTAAAACAGGCGGACTGGATCGACGCCTGCGAACCCGACGAAAAGGAACGACAGATACTCCAGGAATTGCTGAAAACCGATATCCCGGAGTTCGATGACGTGGAGGAGATCGAGGCGTCAGCGCGCTGCTTTGTCGATCAGGCCGGCGTGCACGTGCACTCCCTTTTTCTCAACCTGGCGGAAGGACGTCACAATACGGTATCTGTCGCGTTCATACTGCAGCGGAACCGCCTGATTACCATCCGCGAAAGCGAGCTTGCGGACTTCCGGTTACTCAGAATGCGTGCGCGCCGTGAACAGGTCGAGGCCCGGGATGTGGCCGAAATGCTGGTCACACTGCTGGAACAGAAGGTTGAGAACCACGCCGACGGGCTTGAGGATCTGCACCGGCAGCTAGAGGAAGTCAGCTACCTGGTGCTTGAGGATGAAGAGGCCGAGCTGGACGAGGCCATCAATCGCCTCGCCAGGCTCGAAGACAGCAACGGCAAGACCCGTCTGTGCCTGATGGATACCCAGCGCAATATCTCGTTTCTGTTACGTCACTTGCGCAAGGACAGCGAGCAACGGGAGACGCTCCGGGAAATCAATCGCGATATCGAAACCCTGATGTCCCACACCACGTTCCTGTTTGACAAGATCAACTTCCTGATGGACTCTACCCAGGGTTTCATCAACATCGAGCAGAACCAGATCATCAAGACCTTTTCGATTGCCGCGGTGGTTTTCCTGCCACCGACACTGATAGCCAGCATTTACGGCATGAACTTCGAGCACATGCCGGAACTGGAGTGGCTATTGGGTTATCCGGGGGCAATTGCCCTGATGGTATCCGCCGGGTTTGCGCCTTACTGGTACTTCAAGCGCAAGGGTTGGCTCTGA
- the arsB gene encoding ACR3 family arsenite efflux transporter, which produces MTSNAESTSNEDTSGGMDLFGKYLSVWVALAIVAGVAVGQFAPVVPETLSRFEYAQVSIPIAILIWAMIFPMMAQIDFSAVLGVRKEPKGLAITTIVNWLIKPFTMFAIAWFFLMVVFEPLIAPQLASEYLAGAILLGAAPCTAMVFVWSYLTKGDAAYTLVQVSLNDIIMLFAFAPIVVFLLGISDIQVPWDTVLLSVVLYIVIPLTAGYLTRRTLISRHGQQWYDDVFMKRLSPVTPAALIVTLVLLFAFQGEVILNNPLHILLIAVPLIVQTFLIFFLAYGWARLWKVRHCIAAPGAMIGASNFFELAVAAAIALFGLQSGAALATVVGVLVEVPLMLVLVRIANKTRDRFPA; this is translated from the coding sequence ATGACCAGCAATGCAGAAAGCACTTCAAATGAAGACACCAGCGGCGGCATGGATCTTTTCGGCAAGTACCTGTCGGTCTGGGTGGCCCTGGCCATCGTTGCCGGCGTGGCCGTGGGACAGTTTGCGCCCGTGGTGCCGGAGACCCTGTCGCGCTTTGAGTATGCCCAGGTGTCCATTCCCATTGCGATTCTGATCTGGGCCATGATCTTCCCGATGATGGCCCAGATTGATTTCAGTGCCGTCCTGGGCGTGAGAAAAGAACCGAAAGGCCTGGCCATCACCACCATCGTGAACTGGCTGATCAAGCCGTTCACCATGTTCGCCATTGCCTGGTTTTTCCTGATGGTAGTGTTCGAACCGTTGATCGCCCCACAATTGGCAAGCGAATACCTCGCTGGCGCTATCCTGCTTGGTGCTGCACCCTGTACCGCCATGGTCTTTGTCTGGAGCTATCTGACCAAAGGCGATGCGGCCTACACACTGGTGCAGGTGTCGCTGAATGACATCATCATGCTGTTTGCCTTCGCACCGATTGTCGTCTTCCTGCTGGGCATTTCCGACATCCAGGTGCCCTGGGATACCGTGCTTCTGTCCGTAGTCCTTTACATCGTCATCCCGCTAACTGCCGGCTACCTGACGCGCCGCACCCTGATCTCGCGCCACGGTCAGCAATGGTATGACGACGTCTTCATGAAGCGACTCAGCCCGGTTACCCCGGCGGCGCTGATCGTCACTCTCGTGCTGCTGTTCGCCTTCCAGGGTGAAGTGATTCTGAACAATCCCCTGCACATCCTGCTGATCGCCGTGCCGTTGATCGTTCAGACCTTCCTGATCTTCTTCCTGGCCTACGGCTGGGCGAGACTGTGGAAAGTACGCCATTGCATTGCGGCACCCGGCGCCATGATCGGTGCCAGCAACTTCTTCGAACTGGCCGTCGCCGCCGCCATCGCTCTGTTCGGCCTACAATCCGGCGCAGCTCTGGCAACGGTGGTTGGCGTGCTGGTGGAAGTTCCCCTGATGCTGGTATTGGTGCGCATCGCCAACAAGACCCGGGACCGGTTCCCGGCCTGA
- a CDS encoding metalloregulator ArsR/SmtB family transcription factor has product MKRRVLFVCTANSARSLMAEALLKHMAGDRFDVASAGTEPTRPHPMALQVLQESGIAVEGLHSKQLADMQDERWDYVITLCEKAADECGAVCQPAQQIAWDFPDPVLTERHATFALTLKELKERIGLFTLVHQKETGLKPLEYNPVSVFRSLGDELRLAILMLIRDQKKLCVYELTTALDSSQPKVSRHLANLKEAGLLETERQGQWIYYFLHTQMPQWLIRVLDETSESNNTLVEQEMKRLRAMTDRPVVRLL; this is encoded by the coding sequence ATGAAGCGTCGCGTTTTATTCGTCTGTACGGCTAACAGCGCCCGGTCCCTCATGGCAGAAGCCCTGCTCAAGCATATGGCGGGGGATCGCTTTGACGTGGCGAGTGCCGGCACCGAGCCGACCAGGCCACACCCCATGGCACTGCAGGTTTTACAGGAGTCAGGTATTGCCGTTGAAGGGTTGCACAGTAAGCAGCTGGCGGATATGCAGGATGAACGTTGGGATTACGTGATTACCCTGTGCGAGAAAGCCGCCGATGAGTGTGGCGCCGTCTGTCAGCCGGCCCAGCAGATTGCCTGGGATTTTCCCGATCCCGTGTTGACTGAGCGACACGCCACCTTTGCACTGACGCTCAAAGAGCTCAAGGAGCGTATTGGCCTGTTCACCCTGGTGCATCAGAAGGAAACCGGCCTGAAGCCACTGGAATACAACCCGGTCTCTGTTTTTCGTTCCCTTGGGGATGAGTTGCGGCTGGCGATCCTGATGCTGATTCGCGACCAGAAAAAACTCTGTGTGTATGAACTGACCACAGCACTTGATTCCTCCCAGCCCAAAGTGAGCCGGCACCTGGCGAACCTGAAAGAAGCGGGACTCCTGGAAACGGAGCGCCAGGGCCAATGGATCTATTATTTTCTCCACACCCAGATGCCGCAATGGTTAATCAGAGTGCTGGATGAGACTTCGGAAAGTAACAACACACTGGTAGAACAGGAGATGAAACGGCTGCGTGCCATGACCGACCGACCTGTTGTACGTTTACTGTGA
- a CDS encoding ArsJ-associated glyceraldehyde-3-phosphate dehydrogenase → MSKIKVGINGFGRIGRLALRAAWGWPEMEFVAINDPGADARTLAHLLNFDSVHGHWDHEASPDGDDIVIGGQRIHVTHNKAIGETDWSGCDLVIEASGVNKKVAVLQDYLDQGVKRVVVTAPVKEAGAKNIVIGVNDDIFDPANDRIVTAASCTTNCLAPVVKVIHEKLGIKHGSITTIHSLTNSQVIIDAPHKDLRRARACGSSLIPTSTGSATAIIEIFPELKGRLDGHAVRVPLTNASLTDCVFEVETPTDRDTVNQLLKEAAEGELKDIMGYEERPLVSIDYKTDPRSSVVDALSTIVVNGTQVKIYAWYDNEWGYANRTVELARRVGSA, encoded by the coding sequence ATGAGCAAGATCAAGGTAGGAATAAACGGTTTTGGTCGCATCGGCCGCCTGGCCCTTAGGGCTGCGTGGGGATGGCCGGAAATGGAATTCGTAGCCATCAACGATCCGGGTGCAGATGCCCGTACCCTGGCGCACCTTTTGAATTTCGACAGCGTACATGGCCACTGGGACCATGAGGCCAGTCCCGATGGCGACGATATTGTTATCGGGGGTCAGCGCATTCACGTAACCCACAACAAGGCCATCGGAGAGACCGACTGGTCGGGCTGTGACCTGGTGATCGAAGCCAGCGGTGTGAACAAGAAAGTGGCGGTTCTGCAGGATTATCTGGACCAGGGCGTGAAGCGGGTGGTTGTCACCGCCCCGGTCAAAGAAGCAGGTGCGAAGAACATCGTCATCGGCGTGAACGACGACATTTTTGATCCGGCCAACGACCGCATCGTTACTGCCGCTTCCTGCACCACCAACTGCCTGGCACCGGTGGTGAAGGTCATCCACGAAAAACTGGGCATCAAGCATGGCTCGATTACTACAATTCACAGCCTGACCAACTCCCAGGTCATCATCGATGCACCCCACAAGGATCTACGCCGGGCACGGGCCTGTGGCAGTTCACTGATTCCGACCAGCACCGGTTCTGCGACGGCAATCATCGAGATCTTCCCGGAACTGAAAGGGCGGCTGGATGGCCACGCGGTGCGAGTGCCGTTGACCAACGCTTCTCTGACCGATTGCGTGTTTGAAGTGGAAACACCCACGGATCGGGATACCGTAAATCAGCTGTTGAAAGAAGCCGCCGAGGGCGAGCTGAAAGACATTATGGGCTACGAAGAGCGCCCGCTGGTGTCCATCGATTACAAGACAGACCCGCGTTCGTCCGTCGTCGATGCCCTGTCCACAATCGTGGTCAACGGCACCCAGGTGAAAATCTACGCCTGGTACGATAACGAATGGGGCTATGCCAACCGCACCGTTGAGCTGGCGCGAAGGGTAGGCTCTGCCTGA